The window NNNNNNNNNNNNNNNNNNNNNNNNNNNNNNNNNNNNNNNNNNNNNNNNNNNNNNNNNNNNNNNNNNNNNNNNNNNNNNNNNNNNNNNNNNNNNNNNNNNNNNNNNNNNNNNNNNNNNNNNNNNNNNNNNNNNNNNNNNNNNNNNNNNNNNNNNNNNNNNNNNNNNNNNNNNNNNNNNNNNNNNNNNNNNNNNNNNNNNNNNNNNNNNNNNNNNNNNNNNNNNNNNNNNNNNNNNNNNNNNNNNNNNNNNNNNNNNNNNNNNNNNNNNNNNNNNNNNNNNNNNNNNNNNNNNNNNNNNNNNNNNNNNNNNNNNNNNNNNNNNNNNNNNNNgggaacaaaattgtcttaaaacacaattaagcctttagaaacttcATTAAAAAACTGAATTAACTTGAGCTGTTACCCATACATAAacttgagtagcaaatatggcaaagtcaacagagctttcacaaaaAGCTTTAGAAAAGAAACTGTTTTGTTACTTTAGAAAGTCTAtaggctatatgaagatttccaagacatgtTGTGGGATAAATAACATAATTTTACACTATTTCTTAACCAATTAAGTTTAAAAGTGTTATTAATGTCAAAAACAATCGCCTCTAAACCACCAGTAAGACTCTATAAAAAATGGTAAGGTCCCTTTGAAGCAAAATATTCCAGATATATTTAGTTTTCATGATTTTAGACACAAATTCAATTTTACACATCtagctttattttttagaaatattaACTAAGTTACTTAACTATTTAACTGGTTTGTAAAACTTTTAATGGTATATGTTCAAGTCTATAGAATTGTGTATGAATAAAATTTCACATTTGTGAAGATTTAGCCTAAGACCAGAAGATTCAGTACATTTAGaaatacaatacagatttttttaatcttttagaAATAATGCAGTCTTGCCTGCCAACTGAGAATTTTTGACTTCTCTAGCAAATATTTTGGAAGCCATAATGCTTTGATTGTTGAAAATTTGAAAAGAAAGAAGTTCAGCAACTAATAAAAACAGGAAGGGGGAAATCAGACAACCTTTTGGCACACGTGTTGACAGAAACTCAGTCTAATTCCAAAGGCCTCCACCAAGATCTTGACAAGGCCCTAAGATACCAAACGATTAAAAACATACGGGTACACCACGATGGGTTTCAAAGGTAAGAAATAAGACAAATATTGTTactaatatatgtatatttttcataAGGCCTGTTTGAGATTAATGAGAAATTGTAATCTTCTAATCTAGAATACATTTTTGTAGTCAtttgatgtgcatttgatgtTTATTCGCAGCTCAGTTGTCATTATTAGTGGCAGCAGTAACTCCGCTCGTGCAGTAGGTGGCAGTAATCAGCTCTCAAATGCTTTCATCTGCAATAAAGCAGCGAGCAACGACTTCAGTAAAGAAACATGGCACCGGTGATGTTCAACATTTCTGCTGAAGTTTGACTAAACAACCCTCTGCTATTTTATTAACTGAATTGTGTGAGATATTTTCTTAATCAAGAAGTAGTTTAGAAGATGTTCGTGGCGAAGAGCATCGCAGCGGATCATAAAGATTTGATACACGATGTTTCTTATGACTTTCATGGTCGGAGGATGGCGACCTGCTCCAGTGATCAGAGCGTCAAGGCAAGAAAACTATTTCACTGCACACTGAATTTCAGTTTTACTGCACAGTATATATTAGAAGTTGTGTTCATAACCCTTCAGTGAGCTCCTGTGCCTACCTAGACAGTTTTCAAAATCCTGTGACACCTAAATACATGTCTATTAGGACAGTTCAATAGGTTTTGAGACATTGGCAGAGACCCTTTTATAAGTAGAAAGTCTAAGAGTCTTTCCCTGccgaaaaaaacagcatatgctggttaggtatgttttggtgctgggatgctggtttacgctggtcctttgctggtttatgctggtctttgaccagcaaaaagaccagcataaacaagcaaatggaccggcataaaccagcaaaaggaccagcataaaccagcaaatggaccggcataaaccagcaaaaagacCAGCAAatggaccagtataaaccagcataaaccagcaaaaggaccagcaaaaagaccagcataaaccagcaaaaggaccagtataaaccagcataaaccagcaaaaggaccagcaaaaaaaacagctaaaccagcatcaaaacatacctaaccagcatatgctgtttttttcagcagggttaagaTACAATACTTGGTGTCTTGTGGTTCTTTAGATTATTTGGCAAATTGTTCAACAAACATTCtggcattttttcttttttaaactaGGTCTGGGACAAAGGTGACGATGGAGAGTGGCACTGTACTGCTAGCTGGAAGGTATGAGTTATTTTTGTTATGTTCTTTGGGTGTAAATCTCCATTTAAACACTGCATAGCCTTAGAATTTAAAATGTGGGGTGCAATAGGTGCATGTACATTTAGGTAATTAAAAATTTTGTGTGTACATgactatattaaataaaaatgaaacaaaatgttaaaatgatcagtaatataaattaaatacacCTTAATGGACGAATAAAAAGGACAATCTTTTAAATGTCTGTTTGATGTAGACTCACAGTGGATCCGTATGGAGGGTGACATGGGCTCATCCTGAGTTTGGTCAGGTGTTGGCGTCTTGCTCCTTTGACCGGACTGCAGCTGTATGGGAGGAGATCGTCGGAGAATCCAATGACAAACAACGTGGACAAAGTCACTGGGTATATAAAATTTATTATTTACTGTTTTCACAATATTGGAATTTCTAACTTCTATATAATACCCTGAAAAATAGTGATAATACCATTTTTGATACTGCAGGAAACAACTACAACATAAAGGCTATACAATTTTAAGAATATCtaagttaatttattttttttactctaatTAGAAATTGCCTAATAGCTCTGACTGggattatacagttgaggtcaaaaagtttacatacaccttgcagaatctgcaaaatgttaattattttaccaaaataagggggatcatacaaaatgcatgttattgttaattagtactgacctgaaccatttacatatagtccacaagagaaaataatagttgaatttatgaaatatGGCCCCgttcaaaagattacatacacttgattcttaataccgtgttgttttTACCGtgttgcagcatttttgtgtgtttgaaccctttccatcaatgactgtgtgattttgagacccatcttttgacactgaggacaactgagggactcatatgcaactattacagaaggttcaaataggGCTGTCgtgataaccgcaatatcgcaataccgcgctattaacgtgcataaccgcagaggaatgcaacaaccgcagcaaccgcgatatttgcctgttttcttttttcctaaggatttgcccttctcacttaatgcctgtgtgctgaatattaaattagtaataagttagtaatgataacataatgtgtttattatgaggctcagtagatatgcacttaacaagcctaaacagacagcgaatgagagagagatctgagcttgtgcgattacctgcgtctgttttacagatcgagtcaggtatgtaagtgaaactagcttgtcatgtccaaggaaagtgaaatctctgtcttaacatcgatgctctgctggtcagctgagcctttaaaagtggcgattaaagttaaaatgatttcaacatcgtgtttcattacgtctctctttgaataaataagcgtttttgaacgtgtagttgaatgaacggttactcaaagatagtctcttgcccccatcttgtggcgtaacaatgaaactgcactgactgacagctcgtctagaacacgcaggtgaaatactgacagaaagtctcttgtccagtcagactcgagggtgcgcgctaactgttatatatacgaagatttcagatgaaaagcccctaagtatgtctgacatttttcttaaaaatttgaatttctttctggctaggtttctatgtaagaactgtttacttcacttcatgtatcaacgcgatttggtttcggtttattgatttctgaatatgaccttacattgtaacagcctacacacaattttatatatatatatatgtatgtatatatatttatatggcggtaataccgcataccgcgctactgagccactcaaaattaccgcaagggaagttccttaaccgcgacagccctaggttcaaacactcactgatgcttcagaaggaaaaacaatgcaataaGAGTGGGGGTAAAAAACGtattgaatttgaatatcagaaaatttaacttattttctcttctgggaaaAACATGTTCTTAGTATCTtttttagcttctgaagggcagtactaaatgaaaatatatttaggcaaattaaCAGGGTTAatagtcttaaaaagtcttaaaaaagtcttaaaaagtctaaaatttaaaaatcgaaattttaggccttaaaaagtcttaaattcgctgttctaggtcttaaataattttacacaggtcttatttttccaatgtccatgtaacgctacctctaatgctcatttaaattctctttctgttgtttccgtggtgttgtagttctttatttcactattccaaatataatttgctgtatttaaactacaaatgagaccaacatgcaatagccaatcagctttctgttattgatgcgagtctctctcggattgtaccgcagaagttaaatggatttaactttttagttatggggaagtgcaagttaacgatacttagcttgaaaaaactgaatatagggcttggctaaggccagttgctaacaactgtagatttttttttttttttttctccctctgtggaagttactgcgtcttcagacagagtcgcagtagcagaatacaggtcaaactacctttttctgtatgtaatgttctcaataataataataaatataggtcgagctagctgaccaccagccttcgagatacttttaaaaagtagtttttttactTGCCGGACCGAACAAAccacctgattaaaactgaagtgacaaaaacaactagcgaagcatcgaaaggcaaaagaaatattaatattttaatacattcaacgtaaacagaaattgataatggatatgtgtgtatttctggtcaatttgtgacatactttaaaacaaatgaatgtaacagcactctaaagaaacacactgaggtaaaaatttaaaatgtatagtttatttataacatgatatagttcagtaatataccaagtgagctttttgctgaaaattctcacgaTTGccaatgttacattaattttagctcaataaacaagtagttagtcaagtagttacttacatattagacaaaatattttcactgttttgttctgtttcaccaacgaaaatacttccaaacaaggatcgctgcagaagcattctcctagcaacgttttgctatgattcagcgttttgctcgaatcagttgaaataactcgctcatgaagtgactattgccacctgctggtagtttatttctagtggtacttttatggagagattttgtgtggaatagtatctgctgatatgaaaagttcactgtatatcgtagtaataaatttaatttatgacagccatgaaattgtttactttttacattaaatattacatgtatgcatgtaatataatatctatttccataacaagtttaggtcttaaatttcatataaggtggtattaaaaaggtcttaaaaagtcttaaatttgcaGAAACCCTGATTAAGAGAAATGTGTACaccttcattatgttcaaaagttttcacccctggctcttaatgcatagtgtttcctactggagcatcagtgagcgtttgaaccttctttaatagcttcatattaatttctcttgtggactatatgtaaacgtcttttatgtgaaatatcttattcaggtcagtacgaaataaaaaataacatgcattttgtgtgatgtGGTAATatcaggcaggacatccaaatgcttgTGAATATTCATCGACCACGAATATGGCTTATTATCTGAAGTACGCaaatagtagcaactttacatggctgctcaatctaatgttaccTAGAAAAATATGtgctattcaagtgtctgtgtggagtgtggaagctgaataggaATGCACTCACTGCATAACAGATGGAGGCACTGGTGCAGTCACTTCCTCTTTAAATACccagtcatttttggtcatacagataaaagtaataaatctttcaaatctgtaaaaACTCCTTATTTGTGTGCTCACAGAATAataaaacattgtgcttttgtaaaataacaaaagcaaacaggatgcgctttctgccgtctcgttCTCtgtacttatatgtgaccctggaccacaaaaccagtcataaggttaaattttacaaaagaaGATGTGAGATATACAATAAATAAGCTCaatatataagctttctattgatgtatagtttgttaggataggacaatatttgaccgagatacatctatttgaaaatctggaatctaagagtgcaaaaaaatcaaaatactgagaaaatcacctttgaacttctccaaattaagttcttaacaatgcatattactaatcaattacattttgataggtttacagtaggaattttacaaaataatcttaatgtaacatgatctttacttaatttcctaatgatttttgacataaaagaaaaatcaataattttgacccatacaatgtatgtttggctattgctacaaatataccccagcgacttaagactggttttgtggtccagggtcacatatgtatacttgccttacaaaaatgaaaatatatctatatatctatagagagccACCACTGCAGAGTTGACCAGtcagacttcatctcttaagccaaagaaagcactagtttatcaatacattattaaaatgtcaATGCAGCCTCCTTACTTTTtttcctgacacattcataatcagTACTTCTGACGGTGTGCTGTGGCAAACTTTATGCGTGCGCTTGAGTGCTAATTAAGCTATGAAGGCAATTAAAGTTTCATTATTATGATGTAAACGGTTTGTTAATAATTGTGCGATTAGTCCGATATTTgtttaaaatgaatgactactagtcgtctagaaaaaatctttagtcgagggcagccctagtaAAAATCAATACATTTTATGTGCAAAGTATGTGCCCTGTCATTACTCTGTAAATTTCTGTTGTGCTTGTACAGATCAAGAGGACCACACTGGTGGACAGTCGGACGTCAGTGACAGATGTGAAGTTTGCGCCGAAGCACATGGGCCTGATGCTGACCACCTGCTCTGCAGACGGCGTGGTGCGCATCTATGAGGCCCCTGACGTGATGAACCTCAGCCAGTGGTCACTGCAGCACGAGATCTCCTGCAAGCTCTCCTGCTCCTGCATCTCCTGGAACCCCTCCAGGTCTGAACGCCATCTACACAATCACATATCAATATGAAGGGAGTATTCCTGATTGTAACAGCTGTTTGTTCTGCTGTTTAGTTCTCGAGCTCATCCTCCAATGATAGCTGTGGGCAGTGACGACAGCAACGTCACATACAGTGGCAAAGTGCAGATCTACGAGTATAATGAAAATACAAGGTATGAGCTTCACTCCATGCATCAGTTGCTATTTTGCTTGTTATTGGTTCGAAGCATGTTTCTAAAAGGTTTATGTTGATTTACAGGAAGTATGCCAAAGCAGAGACGCTGATGACAGTGACGGACCCAGTTCATGATATCGCCTTTGCTCCTAATCTGGGGAGATCCTTCCATGTGCTGGCGATAGCGACCAAAGACGTCCGCATTTTCAAACTCATACCATTGAGGTTAGTAGGAAATCACATTCAGTAGTAAGTGAGGTAAGCGGTCAGATTGGTcatcttaaatgtgaccctggaccacaaaaacggtcataaataagctttccattgatgtttggtttgttgaaatatgacaatatttggcagagatacaactttttgaaaatctagaatctgaggggaaaaaatatcggtaacactttacaataaggttcattagttaaacattatctaatgtactaactaacatgaactaaccatgagcaatacattttgTTACTGAATTaactaatcttcattaacattagttaatggaaatacagttgttcattgtttgttcatgttagttcacactgcattaattaatgttaacaatattttaataacgtattagtaaatgttgaaatgaaaattgacaaagattaataaatgctgtataagtgcagttcattattaattcatgttaactaatgtggttaactaatgttaactaaagaaccttattgtaaagtgttaccaaaatatctaaaaactgattaaattgccttttaatattgtccaaataaagttcttagctgtgcatattactaatccaaaattaagttttgatatatttaaaaatatcttcatggaacatgatcttaatatcctaatgatttttggcataaaagaaaaatctataattttgacccatacaatgtatttttacacatatacctttgctacttaacactgattttgtggtcaagggtcacaaatatgttgtCACCCAGAAAACCTAGAGAATTGACCTGCTCTGAAATGCTGAAAGACTGTATTAGGCTTCATTCTGAAACCTGCAGCACAGTTattcatgtatgtatttatttatttattgcaggcaaaccactgaaataaatgtctgcgtgttgtttaaaaataaacaaattatacatttttcatgACTAGAactataaaaaacatttattaaatatgcAATTTGCTCATTTTAcagaacaataataatattacgaataagtataaaaaaaagagcattaaaataagtatttcaaactttatttaaaataaatattaaaattaaaatatgaaaatttaaacaaaacaaaaaaaaattctgctctgtttactctttaaaaaaaatctgctgtttttattaaattaaattacgttatttgttttgatttatttaccaACAAAAAGAGCTATTCAGCTCATCTTTTGAAGATCCCTATCAGGGCTTtatgcttacttttctttttaggtgCACTTTAGAAGtgccttctaatcaataatcaaaaactCCCATTACAAGGTGATACAGTATTTGACTCCTTATAGTATTTATGTATCCTTATAGGTTTACAGGGTAATTTTGTTTTtaactttgtaatggcatttttctaacttcattaaaagtttgtcatcttttatgtaaaatttgaaaaatatatatttaaaaaaactttaaaatttctAAATAACAGAATAACAAGTAGAAAAAGAATAACTtcccaatcaaatgaaatcagtattagcTAACTTTATTTGTACTACAGAGAagagaagaacacaaaagtgtctTGTAgatatattttcatgtttaatgaggcgtTTTAatataacgttttaaatacagaaatattaaatgatttaaataactgtaaATGATAaagtgtaagtcacttaatattagcTTCTTTTTTATTAAACTTATATTAAATcagtatctcatttacaaactcctttaaaaatcattacaagttGTCACTCATCTTCAGTTCATTGCAATCTCATAAAGATCCATTAACatcaacaaagctctctatattgcacaatcaatctcttatttgcACTCTATCTACACTTTAAGGAAagaatttgtgagatatgtctgtgatacattactcaacgttgcaaaacacgtagaaacctttgaagttcccctcagcgcaaatacaaatatgctgattGGGTGGGTttcacatggtgctcctaaatatgtTTTCATAGTCACGCAATTTTCAGTTGCAAATTTTACAATGTACCTTGCAGCCCTAGTAAGCAGACCATCCTAGCAGCCACATACTTATGTGGCAGAACAGCATGTATTTAGAACATCTTACTAACCTCACATCATGGTGCTGAGTGTGACATGTAAACATGTTTTCCTTGGACTGTAGGAATGTTGTTGGTGTAGttgatttgtgttgtgtttctGACAGGAGAGAGAGCGCCAACAGCTCTGGTCCCACTAAGTTCGAGGTGCAGGTGATGGCTCAGTTTGACAATCATAACTCTCAGGTGTGGCGCGTGAGCTGGAACATCACCAGCACTCTGCTGGCCTCCTCTGGAGACGACGGCTGTGTGCGGCTCTGGAAAGGTCAGCCTTCAGCTCAATCTGCCTCCTGCTGGCTGAACAACAATTCGCAATGAGAGCTCTGTTCAGATATTCTCTTCACATTCTATCTCtttttagtattattaaaaaatgcattttatgatgACATTTTTAATAGAATATTAGAAAGAGAAATGGTTTAGTATCTTTCAATAAAAATATGCTAACacttttattttaaggatcagttCTCACtaataactagttgcttattagcttgtatattagCTGTTTAGTAGTACTAACAAAGCACACATTAGTGCCTTATTCTGCTTgatcatattttagatccctttaTCCACCCcacacctaaacttaacaacagataatttactaaatattaataagcagAAAATAAGGAGTTTGTTCATGAAAAACTCTTAGTTAatagtaaatatgtgaccctagactacaaaaccagtcctaaggatccatttttaaaaaattgggATTTAGAcatcagctgaataaataagctttcctttgatgtatggtttgttagaataggacaatatttggcccgagatacaactatttgaaaatctgaaaaccgagggtgcaaaaaatctaaattctgaaaaaaatcacgtttaaggttgtccaaatgaagttctcttagcaatgaatattactaatcaggagttaaaggattagttcactttcattacaacaatgcacagataatgtactcacccccttgtcatccaagatgtccatgtctttctttcctcagtcgttttttttttttttttgagaaaaacatttcaggatttctgtctttataatggatgtggatggcgcccggagtttgaacttccgaaatgcactttgaatgcagcttcaaaaggctctaaatgatcccagtagaggaggaagggtcttatctagcgaaacgattggttattttctaaacaaattgacaatttgtatactttttttaacctcaaatgctcatcttgtctcatctctgcgcagcacagCGCATGCGAACTCTGTGTGATTCAGGtaaaaacagttagggtatgtctgaaaactcccatctcgttttcttccctaacttcaaaaatcaccttagatcgctgcaaaagtaccgacatagtgtttacaaagtgaacatacaaagaaactcgaactccctttacaaaaaaagggtaaaaacagcattataggacgattttgacattgaagacaaatgagatgggagtttttagacataccctaaccgcATTGACCCGGATTATGCTGACTACACATTCACTgcacagagatgagacaagacgaacatttgaggttaaaaagtatataaattgtcaatttgtttcgaaaataaccgatcgtttcgctagataagacccttcctcctcgactgagatcgtttagagccttttgaagctgcatttaaactgcatttcggaagttcaaactccggggcgccatccacatccattataaagagagaaatcctgaaatgttttcctcaaaaaaacacaatttctttacaactgaggaaagaaagacatggacatcttggatgacaagggggtgagtacattatctgtgcattgttgtcatgaaagtgaactaatcctttaagtttgaatatttttatggtaggaaatttacagaatatcttaatgatgtttggcataaggaaaactaattttgacccatacaatgtattgtaggctattgcaacaaataaacCATGCTACTTACAGCTGGTTTTGTGAtcctgggtcacatatgtgttccCTATTCTGAAGTGTTAACAATAATATTAACTTCAGCATTTAGAACTTATTTTTTCTGATGACTAAGACTGCACAGACAGGGAAAATAATGTGAACTATGGTAGTAATATCCAAACCTATGTTTCTTGCAATAAATCACATTTGAAAATTGTCCTGTGAATCACTTTTTCATGTCATTTGCAGCTAATTACATGGACAACTGGAAGTGCACAGGAATCCTGAGAGGAGACGGCAGCCCAGTGAACGGCTCCTCTGGACACACTGCGGCTCTGAGCGCGGTGGGCGTCCCTGGAGCCGCTCAGATGGTTGTTGGAGCCGCTTCTGCTGGCAGGTATGTGACAGTGCTGTGATTAGGGATGAAATATAATAGTGCATTCAAGTCATTTTGGAAATACTGTATTTATCACTTGAACATACTATGGATCCATCGTCTGTAGTTGACTATAATTTTGccaaaaattatgtaaaatattctTATTTACAATAAGTTGCATGTATAAAATATGATGGTATTTAAATCTTACATATTCAAGtgtaattttacatttacatcaaattcattatataaaattatataaaaattaaaatatttttttttatcattatatagtaaaaacaaaacttttttgtaGAGAAGGTGCATCTGCATCTTGCTTCAAAGTGATTTGGATGCAACGTATTGTAACCACAAATTCCCAACTCTTAAATACATCCCAGGAAGATTTTGACACATATTACACAAGCCCTATTCAGACGCTAATTGTTTCTCATTGGGATGTCTGTAAAAATGATTCCCCATGGCACCTCAGTGTTAACACTCATTGATTTGGATTGCGATTTATTCACAGTGGAAAAGCAAGTTCTGTCATCCTACGATGCTTGTCTGATGTAAATGAAATTTGCTTGgaaaaacataatatataattACTTCacttccaattaaaaaaaaaaaaaatcctgataattcactcgggccatatgtcatccaagatgttcatgtctgtctttcttccatcgctaagaaattactttttctttttcttttttgttgaggaaaacatgccaggatttttctccatatagctgACTTCCATGGTGCTCAGtggattaaaggttaaaaatgcagtttcagtgcagcttcaaagagctctaaacaatcccagctgaggaataagggtctagcaaagaatctagcgaaacgatcggttattttcttaaaaaaaaaaaaaaaaaaagtttataatttatatacttttaacctcaaatgctcgtcttgtctagctctgcgatgtgcatgtgtATTCTGTGTATTTCTGTTCAATATAGTTAGGATATGTTGAAAAAGTCTCATCCCATTTTCtccaatgtcaaaatcgtcctacatcgctgcagaaatgccaatccagtgtttacaaagtgaatgctcaaagaaggtcaaacgccgtttacaaaaaaggtaaaatagcgTTGTGGGATGATTTTTAAGTTGtctgagaaaatgagatgggagtttttctacaCACCTTACTAGGGCTGGGTATACCCAGcgataccctgaattcgataccggttccgaacgatactttttttcgatacttttattttaagaaatatattttaacaagatTACATA of the Garra rufa chromosome 17, GarRuf1.0, whole genome shotgun sequence genome contains:
- the seh1l gene encoding nucleoporin SEH1 isoform X1; amino-acid sequence: MFVAKSIAADHKDLIHDVSYDFHGRRMATCSSDQSVKVWDKGDDGEWHCTASWKTHSGSVWRVTWAHPEFGQVLASCSFDRTAAVWEEIVGESNDKQRGQSHWIKRTTLVDSRTSVTDVKFAPKHMGLMLTTCSADGVVRIYEAPDVMNLSQWSLQHEISCKLSCSCISWNPSSSRAHPPMIAVGSDDSNVTYSGKVQIYEYNENTRKYAKAETLMTVTDPVHDIAFAPNLGRSFHVLAIATKDVRIFKLIPLRRESANSSGPTKFEVQVMAQFDNHNSQVWRVSWNITSTLLASSGDDGCVRLWKANYMDNWKCTGILRGDGSPVNGSSGHTAALSAVGVPGAAQMVVGAASAGRYFFPHLDSPRAGSRLAHLLPPPSLIEQMYEPDLSHAPQLRQRHTANSTNQPTEHD
- the seh1l gene encoding nucleoporin SEH1 isoform X2, which produces MFVAKSIAADHKDLIHDVSYDFHGRRMATCSSDQSVKVWDKGDDGEWHCTASWKTHSGSVWRVTWAHPEFGQVLASCSFDRTAAVWEEIVGESNDKQRGQSHWIKRTTLVDSRTSVTDVKFAPKHMGLMLTTCSADGVVRIYEAPDVMNLSQWSLQHEISCKLSCSCISWNPSSSRAHPPMIAVGSDDSNVTYSGKVQIYEYNENTRKYAKAETLMTVTDPVHDIAFAPNLGRSFHVLAIATKDVRIFKLIPLRRESANSSGPTKFEVQVMAQFDNHNSQVWRVSWNITSTLLASSGDDGCVRLWKANYMDNWKCTGILRGDGSPVNGSSGHTAALSAVGVPGAAQMVVGAASAGRKKAQLMPG